In Sphingobacterium sp. R2, the genomic stretch GCGAAAGCCCAGTGCTGGTCAGTTGCTCTCTCGAACACGTTTCAAAATGGTGAGGTCACATATCATTATGCTCAATCCGATCATCAAATTGGGGTATAAGACGTATAGCGCCCCTAAAAGGCCATACGACGCCGCGATGTCGTATAATTTGAAAGAAGCTCTCATTCGTCAAGATGATGGATTTGCGATTGACTGGCAGAAGTTTATGATCGCAAAAGGAAGTCCAAATCCCATCAGTTCTTATAGCATCGAATATGATCAGGAAAATCAAGTGCTTGAAGTTACTTGGGAATATGACACCTATCTGGAAGAAAAATATAAAACCCAGCACTACAACTCCTTCTTAGTTTTGTATAGTGCGGCAGATGAAGGAGT encodes the following:
- a CDS encoding DUF6266 family protein — its product is MAILKNGVNGSVSGKAGSVVFVLTKAGNYVRSLPRVKKRKPSAGQLLSRTRFKMVRSHIIMLNPIIKLGYKTYSAPKRPYDAAMSYNLKEALIRQDDGFAIDWQKFMIAKGSPNPISSYSIEYDQENQVLEVTWEYDTYLEEKYKTQHYNSFLVLYSAADEGVPFQMLTNDLESTLSSGKQNIKIKKNKNEVTYEMFIFFLESYGEGNTDSLHLGSIKV